Proteins from one Cicer arietinum cultivar CDC Frontier isolate Library 1 chromosome 3, Cicar.CDCFrontier_v2.0, whole genome shotgun sequence genomic window:
- the LOC101510672 gene encoding uncharacterized protein, whose protein sequence is MMDVEKQNLNSEFPFWKPISRRFQPDSLFFAPGNVERELLVKQVALELTEEKEQLENLIQEDGREVFCPIVGCGVCLPSMEDFENHYNARHTASCSVCSRVYPTSRLLSIHVSEAHDSFFQAKVARGYDMYECLVEGCGLKFKSYKSRQQHLVDKHKFPTSFEFYKKALPSKKHRLKSQRKQSTHKEDTSGMMEVENAAIDDLVSAVSRLNTSDSTPSSISFGRRHTKGLSFVPRVVQRGRGSNSGSSIPKR, encoded by the exons ATGATGGATGTGGAGAAGCAGAATCTGAATTCAGAGTTTCCGTTCTGGAAACCCATTTCTCGTAGGTTCCAACCCGATTCACTTTTCTTTGCTCCCGGCAACGTCGAACGTGAACTTCTTGTCAAACAG GTTGCCTTGGAATTAACAGAAGAGAAAGAACAGCTTGAGAATTTGATACAAGAGGATGGAAG GGAAGTCTTCTGTCCCATTGTTGGGTGTGGAGTGTGTTTGCCTTCAATGGAGGACTTTGAAAATCACTATAATGCAAGACATACTGCGTCCTGTTCTGTGTGTTCTAGAGTCTACCCAACGTCGCGGTTGCTAAGCATACATGTATCCGAAGCTCATGATTCTTTCTTTCAAGCAAAAGTTGCACGCGGCTATGACATG TATGAATGCTTAGTGGAAGGTTGTGGATTGAAATTCAAAAGCTACAAAAGCCGGCAGCAGCATCTGGTTGACAAGCATAAATTCCCGACATCATTCGAGTTTTACAAGAAGGCTCTGCCTTCAAAGAAACATAGGCTGAAGTCTCAGCGCAAACAATCTACTCATAAGGAAGATACTTCAGGAATGATGGAAGTGGAAAATGCAGCCATAGATGACCTTGTTTCAGCAGTCTCTAGATTGAATACTTCGGACTCCACTCCTTCATCTATCAGCTTTGGTCGCCGCCACACCAAAGGCTTGTCATTTGTCCCTCGAGTGGTTCAACGTGGGAGGGGATCAAACTCGGGTTCATCCATTCCAAAGAGATAA
- the LOC140919705 gene encoding uncharacterized protein, producing the protein MWKDIMYCSNEKEYMMRLHMFEQSCVDTKVFVDYVKETWLTPHKERFVEAWTNKVMHLGNTTTNRVESAHWKLKLMLENSMGDLCKCWEAMNNMIRLQHKRIRASFQKSFYDEEHEHRNPFYQRLNTFVSTEAQRRIAEEYDKVEWVGTDKSICGCSLRRTYGLPCACELGQYKLMGEPIPLDSVHIQWRKLNMECELTQDTEDGSELDMSTEMNALWKRFRSLDVIGKRVLKSKVRELAFPSTSSICPPPEKVKTKGRVKKSKGMKPDGYDVYRDPSYFEHVNATYGEDIGSQPSQSKKRQASQSKKHPSQSSHSSKNLLLTQFPDIIQPYIDDIFDVAADGNCGFRAIALLLGFGEECWSLVRKRLDQEIVSHVTPYDRLFTGRIKEVRDSLMISGLGVQPMDKWLSMPDMGYVIATTYNIILVTFGLTFSMTFFPMRGSHSGSTKNDRICCIGFVNGNHWVPLKMKDGFPMPDIAPGWKQYRTNEATSWAIAYTGRLQHWGYLLGRLSRVTQNPPTEPVEAMSLDEP; encoded by the exons atgtggaaagaCATTATGTATTGTAGTAATGAAAAAGAGTATATGATGCGCTTGCATATGTTTGAACAATCATGTGTTGATACTaaagtgtttgttgattatgtcaaagaaacttggttgactccacataaggaaagatttgttgaagcatggacaaataaagtgatgcatttggggaacacaacgactaacag ggTTGAGTCAGCTCACtggaaactgaagttaatgttagaaaatagcatgggtgatttgtgtaaatgttgggaggctatgaacaacatgataaggttacaacataaaagaatcagagcctcgtttcaaaaaagtttttatgatgaagagcatgAGCACAGAAATCCATTTTATCAGAGATTGAATACATTTGTATCAACAGAAGCTCAAAGACGTATTGCTGAAGAATACGACAAAGTTGAGTGGGTGGGTACTGACAAATCTATATGTGGGTGTTCTCTGAGAAGGACATACGGATTACCTTGTGCTTGTGAATTgggacaatataaattaatgggtgaaccaattcctctagattctgtgcatattcaatggagaaaattaaacATGGAATGTGAACTCACTCAAGACACAGAAGATGGATCAGAGTTGGATATGTCTACTGAGATGAATGCCTTATGGAAACGCTTTCGATCACTTGATGTTATTGGGAAACGAGTGTTGAAGAGTAAAGTGCGTGAACTTGCTTTTCCAAGTACAAGTTCAATATGTCCACCACCTGAAAAAGTCAAAACCAAAGGAAGAGTGAAGAAGAGTAAGGGTATGAAGCCAGatggatatgatgtatatcgagacccttcttactttgagcatgttaatgcaacatatggTGAAGATATTGGTTCCCAACCCTCTCaatcaaagaagagacaagcctctcaatcaaagaaacacCCCTCTCAGTCatctcattcttcaaaaaatttgttattgacACAATTTCCTGATATTATTCAGCcatacattgatgacatatttgacgtggcagctgatggaaattgtggttTTCGCGCTATTGCATTATTGCTTGGTTTCGGTGAAGAGTGTTGGTCTTTGGTCCGCAAGAGATTGGATCAAGAGATTGTTTCTCATGTAACTCCATATGATAGATTGTTCACAGGACGCATTAAAGAAGTAAGAGATTCGTTGATGATATCCGGCTTAGGTGTTCAACCCATGGATAAATGGTTGTCCATgcctgatatgggttacgtgatagcgacaacatataatattattcttgtcaCGTTCGGTCTGACATTTTCAATGACTTTCTTTCCTATGAGGGGTTCACATTCCggatcgacaaaaaatgatcgcatttgttgtattggttttgttaatgGAAATCACTGGGTTCcg ttAAAGATGAAAGATGGATTTCCAATGCCAGACATTGCACCAGGTTGGAAGCAATATCGTACCAATGAAGCAACTTCTTGGGCAATAGCATACACAGGCCGTCTACAACACTGGGGGTATTTATTAGGCCGGTTGTCACGTGTTACCCAAAATCCACCTACGGAACCCGTAGAGGCAATGTCTTTAGATGAaccttaa